A single window of uncultured Tolumonas sp. DNA harbors:
- the mnmA gene encoding tRNA 2-thiouridine(34) synthase MnmA produces MTNNSQIKVIVGMSGGVDSSVSAYLLQQQGYQVEGLFMKNWEEDDSDEYCSAATDLADAQAVCDKLGIKLHTVNFAAEYWDNVFELFLAEYKAGRTPNPDILCNKEIKFKAFLEFAAEDLGADYIATGHYVRRDDSTGQARLLRGLDNNKDQSYFLYTLSSKQIAQSLFPVGDLEKPQVRAIAEQLGLATAKKKDSTGICFIGERKFTEFLGRYLPAQPGVIETVDGKVIGEHQGLMYHTLGQRKGLGIGGLKDGDENPWYVVDKDVARNVLIVAQGHDHPRLFSDGLIAKQLDWVDRQVRREPFDCVVKTRYRQQDIPCHVEPLDDETIKVTFASPQAAVTPGQSAVFYLGEECLGGGIIEQRFTGSV; encoded by the coding sequence ATGACAAACAACAGCCAAATCAAAGTCATCGTCGGCATGTCCGGCGGTGTAGACTCTTCCGTTTCAGCGTATTTGCTCCAGCAACAAGGCTATCAAGTCGAAGGCCTGTTCATGAAAAACTGGGAAGAGGATGATTCAGACGAGTATTGCTCTGCCGCAACCGATCTGGCCGATGCCCAGGCTGTTTGTGACAAGCTCGGGATCAAACTGCATACCGTGAATTTTGCTGCCGAATATTGGGATAATGTCTTCGAGCTGTTCTTAGCCGAATACAAAGCGGGTCGCACGCCAAACCCCGATATTCTGTGCAATAAAGAGATAAAATTTAAGGCGTTTCTGGAATTTGCAGCTGAAGACTTAGGTGCTGATTATATTGCGACCGGCCATTATGTGCGCCGGGATGACAGCACGGGTCAAGCCCGTTTGTTGCGTGGTTTGGATAACAACAAAGACCAGAGTTATTTCCTCTACACCTTAAGTTCAAAGCAGATCGCGCAAAGCCTGTTCCCGGTGGGTGATTTAGAAAAACCACAGGTTCGTGCGATTGCGGAACAGTTAGGTTTAGCCACGGCGAAGAAAAAAGACAGTACCGGCATCTGTTTTATCGGTGAGCGGAAATTTACTGAATTCTTAGGCCGTTATTTGCCAGCACAACCCGGTGTTATCGAAACCGTTGATGGCAAAGTGATTGGTGAACATCAGGGCTTGATGTACCACACACTAGGCCAGCGCAAAGGTTTGGGTATCGGTGGTTTAAAAGACGGCGATGAAAACCCATGGTATGTGGTGGACAAAGACGTTGCCCGTAACGTATTGATTGTTGCGCAGGGCCATGATCATCCTCGCCTGTTCTCTGACGGCCTGATCGCGAAACAACTGGATTGGGTTGATCGTCAGGTGCGTCGTGAGCCGTTTGACTGCGTAGTAAAAACCCGTTATCGCCAGCAAGATATTCCTTGTCATGTTGAGCCGTTAGATGACGAAACGATTAAAGTGACATTTGCATCGCCACAAGCTGCTGTTACCCCAGGCCAGTCTGCTGTGTTTTATCTGGGCGAAGAGTGTTTGGGTGGCGGTATCATTGAACAACGATTTACCGGGAGTGTGTAG
- the icd gene encoding NADP-dependent isocitrate dehydrogenase codes for MESKIVVPATGEKISLDATGKLVVPNNPIIPFIEGDGIGVDVTPAMLKVVDAAVEKAYKGEKKISWMEIYTGEKSTKVYGDDVWLPAETLDAMREYHVGIKGPLTTPVGGGIRSLNVALRQELDLYVCLRPVRYYEGTPSPVKQPELTDMVIFRENAEDIYAGIEWKADSAEAKKVIEFLRTEMGVTKIRFPDNCGIGIKPMSEAGTQRLVRAALQYVIDNDRDSLTLVHKGNIMKFTEGAFKDWGYQLAREEFGAELIDGGPWCQFKNPNTGKNIIVKDVIADAFLQQILLRPAEYDVIATMNLNGDYISDALAAQVGGIGIAPGANIGDGVALFEATHGTAPKYAGQDKVNPGSLILSAEMMLRHLGWFEAADLIVKGMEGAIRNKTVTYDFERLMDGATLRKCSEFADDMISQM; via the coding sequence ATGGAAAGTAAAATCGTTGTACCCGCTACAGGCGAAAAAATTTCTTTAGACGCCACGGGCAAGCTGGTTGTACCGAACAATCCAATCATCCCTTTTATCGAGGGTGATGGTATCGGTGTTGATGTGACTCCGGCCATGCTGAAAGTAGTGGATGCCGCTGTTGAGAAAGCCTACAAAGGCGAAAAGAAAATCTCCTGGATGGAAATCTACACCGGTGAGAAATCAACCAAAGTTTACGGTGATGATGTTTGGTTGCCTGCAGAAACGTTAGATGCCATGCGTGAATACCACGTCGGTATCAAAGGCCCGCTGACTACGCCAGTTGGCGGTGGTATCCGCTCTCTGAACGTGGCACTGCGTCAGGAACTGGATCTGTACGTTTGTCTGCGTCCGGTGCGTTATTACGAAGGCACACCAAGCCCGGTTAAACAGCCAGAACTGACTGACATGGTGATCTTCCGTGAAAACGCTGAAGACATCTACGCCGGTATCGAGTGGAAAGCTGACTCTGCCGAAGCGAAAAAAGTGATCGAGTTCCTGCGTACTGAAATGGGCGTTACCAAGATCCGTTTCCCAGACAACTGCGGTATCGGTATCAAACCAATGTCAGAAGCCGGTACACAACGTCTGGTGCGTGCTGCGCTGCAGTATGTGATCGACAATGACCGTGACTCACTGACTTTGGTACACAAAGGCAACATCATGAAATTCACCGAAGGCGCATTCAAAGACTGGGGTTACCAGTTAGCGCGTGAAGAGTTCGGCGCTGAGTTGATTGATGGCGGCCCATGGTGCCAGTTCAAAAATCCGAACACTGGCAAAAACATCATCGTTAAAGATGTGATCGCCGATGCGTTCCTGCAACAGATCCTGCTGCGCCCAGCAGAATATGACGTAATCGCCACCATGAACCTGAACGGTGACTACATCTCTGATGCACTGGCTGCACAGGTGGGTGGTATCGGTATCGCGCCAGGTGCCAACATCGGTGACGGTGTTGCACTGTTTGAAGCAACCCACGGCACTGCGCCAAAATATGCCGGTCAGGATAAAGTAAACCCTGGTTCACTGATCCTGTCAGCAGAAATGATGCTGCGTCATCTGGGCTGGTTCGAAGCCGCTGATCTGATCGTGAAAGGGATGGAAGGTGCGATCCGTAATAAGACCGTGACTTACGACTTTGAACGTCTGATGGACGGTGCAACGCTGCGTAAATGCTCTGAATTTGCTGATGACATGATCAGCCAAATGTAA
- the katG gene encoding catalase/peroxidase HPI → MNKDTDSSAGKCPFMHGGATSASQSNMAWWPKALNLDILHQHDSKTNPMDPDFNYREEVKKLDVEALKNDLKALMTDSQAWWPADWGHYGGLMIRMAWHSAGTYRIADGRGGAGTGNQRFAPLNSWPDNANLDKARRLLWPIKKKYGNKLSWADLIILAGNMAYESMGLKTFGFAFGREDIWHPEKDIYWGSEKEWLAPSGGAGSRYSGERDLENPLAAVMMGLIYVNPEGVDGKPDPLKTAKDMRVTFARMAMNDEETVALTAGGHTVGKAHGNGNAANLGPAPEAADIDEQGLGWNNHTSRGVGRNTVTSGIEGAWTTHPTKWDNGYFDLLFGCDWWLQKSPAGAWQWEPLNIKEEDMPVDVEDPSIRHKPIMTDADMALKFDAEYRKYAERFHKDPAYFSEVFARAWFKLTHRDLGPKSRYIGPDVPAEDLIWQDPIPTDSKEYDVAIVKAKITASGLSISDMVTTAWDSARTFRGSDKRGGANGARIRLAPQKDWEGNEPARLSKVLAVLENIAAECNVSVADVIVLAGNVGVELAAKAAGVNISVPFMPGRGDATSEQTDVESFGVLEPLADGFRNWLKKDFVVSAEELLLDRAQLMRLTAKEMTVLVGGMRVLGTNYAGTQHGVFTDRVGALTNDFFVNLTDMAYLWKPAGKNLYEICERKSGTVLWTATRVDLVFGSNSVLRAYAEVYAQDDNKEKFVQDFVTAWTKVMNADRFDQI, encoded by the coding sequence ATGAATAAAGATACAGATAGTTCTGCCGGTAAATGTCCTTTTATGCATGGTGGAGCTACATCAGCCAGCCAGTCCAATATGGCGTGGTGGCCAAAAGCCCTGAATCTCGATATTTTGCATCAACATGACAGCAAGACTAACCCAATGGATCCTGACTTCAACTATCGGGAAGAGGTCAAAAAACTCGATGTTGAAGCATTAAAAAATGATCTCAAAGCCTTGATGACCGATAGTCAGGCGTGGTGGCCTGCAGATTGGGGGCACTACGGCGGATTGATGATCCGCATGGCTTGGCACTCCGCAGGGACTTACCGCATTGCCGATGGTCGTGGTGGTGCCGGCACCGGCAATCAGCGTTTCGCCCCGCTCAACTCCTGGCCGGATAATGCCAATTTAGACAAAGCCCGCCGCCTGTTGTGGCCCATCAAGAAAAAATATGGCAACAAACTGAGCTGGGCTGATCTGATCATTCTGGCTGGTAATATGGCTTACGAATCAATGGGGTTAAAAACCTTTGGTTTTGCTTTTGGCCGCGAAGACATTTGGCATCCGGAAAAAGATATTTACTGGGGCTCAGAAAAAGAATGGCTGGCGCCTAGTGGTGGCGCAGGAAGCCGCTATTCCGGTGAACGAGATCTGGAAAACCCATTGGCTGCAGTGATGATGGGCCTGATCTATGTCAATCCGGAAGGGGTAGACGGCAAACCCGACCCGCTCAAAACAGCGAAAGACATGCGCGTGACGTTTGCCCGCATGGCAATGAATGATGAAGAAACCGTTGCCCTGACAGCCGGTGGTCATACTGTGGGTAAAGCACATGGTAATGGTAATGCCGCCAATCTGGGGCCTGCGCCTGAAGCAGCAGACATCGACGAACAAGGACTTGGCTGGAATAACCACACTAGCCGTGGCGTAGGGCGTAACACTGTGACCAGCGGTATTGAAGGTGCCTGGACCACTCACCCGACAAAATGGGACAACGGTTATTTCGACTTACTCTTTGGTTGTGACTGGTGGTTGCAAAAATCGCCAGCCGGAGCCTGGCAATGGGAACCGCTGAATATCAAAGAAGAAGATATGCCAGTCGATGTTGAAGACCCGTCCATTCGCCATAAACCCATCATGACCGATGCCGATATGGCATTAAAATTTGATGCTGAATATCGCAAATACGCAGAACGCTTCCATAAAGATCCGGCTTATTTCTCGGAAGTTTTTGCCCGAGCCTGGTTTAAACTGACGCACCGCGACTTGGGGCCTAAATCGCGTTATATCGGCCCGGATGTGCCAGCCGAAGACTTGATCTGGCAAGACCCGATCCCTACGGACAGTAAGGAATATGATGTCGCGATCGTTAAGGCAAAAATTACCGCCAGTGGGCTCAGTATCAGTGACATGGTGACGACAGCCTGGGACAGCGCCCGCACCTTCCGTGGTTCCGATAAACGCGGTGGAGCAAATGGTGCCCGAATTCGTCTGGCGCCACAAAAAGACTGGGAAGGTAATGAGCCTGCGCGACTGTCTAAGGTTCTTGCTGTTCTGGAAAATATTGCTGCCGAATGTAATGTCAGTGTTGCTGATGTCATTGTTCTGGCCGGTAACGTCGGTGTTGAGCTCGCTGCGAAAGCGGCTGGCGTCAATATCTCGGTTCCCTTCATGCCAGGGCGCGGTGATGCCACTTCAGAACAAACTGATGTGGAATCTTTCGGAGTATTAGAGCCTTTGGCTGATGGTTTCCGTAATTGGCTGAAAAAAGATTTCGTCGTCAGTGCCGAAGAGTTGCTGCTGGATCGAGCGCAGTTGATGCGTCTGACCGCCAAGGAAATGACTGTATTAGTGGGTGGTATGCGCGTCTTGGGCACCAACTATGCGGGAACCCAGCATGGGGTGTTCACTGACCGCGTAGGAGCCTTGACGAATGATTTCTTCGTCAACCTGACTGATATGGCCTATCTGTGGAAACCCGCTGGCAAAAACTTATATGAGATATGCGAACGTAAGTCTGGAACCGTGTTATGGACTGCCACCCGAGTAGATCTTGTCTTCGGCTCGAACTCTGTTCTTCGTGCGTATGCTGAGGTCTATGCGCAGGATGACAACAAAGAGAAGTTTGTGCAGGATTTCGTGACAGCCTGGACAAAGGTAATGAACGCAGACCGGTTTGATCAGATATAA
- the cspD gene encoding cold shock domain-containing protein CspD: MATGTVKWFNNAKGFGFICPDEGGDDIFAHYSTIDMNGYKTLKAGQPVEFEVQAGPKGSHATSIVPNSSQES; the protein is encoded by the coding sequence ATGGCTACTGGAACCGTAAAGTGGTTTAACAATGCGAAAGGTTTTGGCTTCATCTGCCCGGATGAGGGCGGTGATGATATTTTTGCTCATTATTCCACTATCGACATGAATGGGTACAAAACGCTGAAAGCGGGACAGCCTGTTGAGTTTGAAGTACAAGCAGGACCTAAAGGTTCACATGCTACCAGCATTGTGCCTAATTCATCCCAGGAATCATAA
- the clpS gene encoding ATP-dependent Clp protease adapter ClpS: MSKTRVSPTPETVDESKTKIQPPAMYKVVLMNDDYTPMDFVVEVLQRFFHMDLEKATQVMLAVHYDGKGICGVYTADIAETKVDQVNRYARKHEHPLLCIMEQA; encoded by the coding sequence ATGAGCAAAACGCGTGTCTCACCTACACCCGAAACGGTGGATGAGAGCAAAACTAAAATCCAGCCACCCGCCATGTATAAAGTGGTGTTGATGAATGATGATTACACCCCAATGGATTTTGTGGTGGAAGTTTTACAGCGTTTTTTCCATATGGATCTGGAAAAGGCGACTCAGGTCATGCTGGCTGTGCACTATGACGGCAAAGGAATTTGTGGCGTCTATACTGCAGATATAGCAGAAACAAAAGTTGATCAAGTGAACCGTTACGCTCGTAAGCATGAACATCCGTTGCTGTGTATTATGGAACAAGCCTGA
- the infA gene encoding translation initiation factor IF-1, producing MSKEDSIEMQGTILETLPNTMFRVELENGHVVTAHISGKMRKNYIRILTGDKVTVQLTPYDLSKGRIVFRSR from the coding sequence ATGTCTAAAGAAGACAGTATCGAGATGCAAGGGACGATTTTGGAGACCCTGCCTAACACAATGTTCCGTGTTGAACTTGAAAATGGCCATGTGGTAACGGCACATATCTCCGGCAAAATGCGCAAAAACTATATTCGTATTCTGACTGGCGATAAAGTAACTGTACAGCTGACTCCATACGACTTGTCTAAAGGTCGCATCGTATTCCGTTCTCGTTGA
- the clpA gene encoding ATP-dependent Clp protease ATP-binding subunit ClpA: MLNKELEKSINQAFKSAREARHEFMTVEHLLLALIDNHSARDALLACGAEVDQLRRELTVFLEQTTPLIPLEEVERDTQPTLGFQRVLQRAVFHVQSSGHNEVFGANVLVAIFSEQESQAVYFLKKADINRLDVVNYISHGVRKDVPQQDDGQSGHNAGDGEGMSEEAAANQIENFVTNLNLKVVEGNIDPLIGRDAEVNRAIQILCRRRKNNPLLVGEAGVGKTAIAEGLAYRIVHGDVPEVIADNTVYSLDMGSLLAGTKYRGDFEKRFKAVLKQLEREKGAILFIDEIHTIIGAGAASGGQLDAANLIKPILSSGQLRCMGSTTYQEYSQVFEKDHALARRFQKIDVVEPSIDDTTKILMGLKPRYEEHHHVRYTNKALRAAAELAAKYINDRHLPDKAIDVIDEVGASQRLLPPSKRKKVINVPDIEAIVAKIARIPEKSVSSSDRDTLRNLERNLKMVVFGQDKAIEVLTDAIRLSRSGLGNERRPVGSFLFAGPTGVGKTEVTLQLAKALGIELLRFDMSEYMERHTVSRLIGAPPGYVGYEQGGLLTDAVIKQPHCVVLLDEIEKAHSDVFNLLLQVMDNGTLTDNNGRKADFRNVVLVMTTNCGVHETQRKSIGFQNQDHTHDAMSEINRTFSPEFRNRLDNVIWFNHLDMDVIHQVVDKFIVELQAQLDVKGVSLEVTSAARNWLAEKGYDKAMGARPMGRVIQEQMKKPLANELLFGELVAGGVVKVDLQDDKLKFHFTPNKESVLQP; encoded by the coding sequence ATGCTAAACAAAGAACTGGAAAAATCGATAAACCAGGCATTCAAGTCGGCAAGAGAAGCGCGTCATGAATTTATGACGGTCGAGCATTTGTTGCTGGCATTAATCGATAACCATTCCGCCCGGGATGCACTACTGGCATGTGGTGCTGAAGTTGATCAGCTGCGCAGAGAATTAACCGTTTTTCTGGAGCAGACCACGCCGCTGATACCTCTGGAAGAGGTAGAGCGGGATACACAGCCAACCCTCGGTTTTCAACGTGTATTGCAACGTGCGGTATTCCATGTGCAATCATCCGGCCACAACGAAGTTTTTGGTGCCAACGTACTGGTCGCTATTTTCAGCGAACAGGAATCACAAGCCGTTTATTTCCTGAAAAAAGCCGATATCAACCGTTTAGATGTGGTGAACTATATTTCGCACGGGGTGCGTAAAGATGTACCACAGCAGGATGATGGTCAGTCGGGGCATAATGCCGGTGACGGCGAGGGCATGAGCGAAGAAGCGGCTGCCAATCAAATTGAAAATTTTGTTACGAATCTGAATTTGAAAGTGGTTGAAGGCAATATTGACCCGTTGATTGGTCGTGATGCGGAAGTCAATCGTGCGATCCAGATTTTGTGCCGTCGTCGTAAAAATAACCCATTGTTAGTTGGCGAAGCCGGTGTGGGTAAAACCGCCATTGCTGAAGGCTTAGCCTACCGCATTGTCCATGGCGATGTGCCGGAAGTGATTGCGGATAACACCGTGTATTCACTGGATATGGGCTCGTTACTGGCGGGTACTAAATATCGTGGTGATTTTGAAAAACGCTTTAAAGCCGTGCTCAAGCAATTAGAACGCGAAAAAGGCGCGATCCTGTTTATCGATGAGATCCACACCATCATCGGGGCGGGGGCGGCATCTGGCGGGCAATTGGATGCTGCCAATCTGATCAAACCGATCCTCTCTTCTGGTCAGTTGCGTTGCATGGGCTCCACGACTTATCAGGAATATTCGCAGGTCTTTGAAAAAGATCATGCACTGGCGCGTCGTTTCCAGAAAATTGATGTGGTGGAACCATCCATTGATGACACCACCAAGATCCTGATGGGTTTAAAACCGCGCTACGAAGAACATCACCATGTGCGTTATACCAATAAAGCACTGCGTGCGGCGGCTGAGTTAGCAGCGAAATATATCAATGATCGTCATCTGCCGGATAAAGCCATTGATGTGATTGACGAAGTCGGTGCCAGCCAGCGCTTGTTGCCACCGAGCAAACGCAAGAAAGTGATCAACGTGCCGGATATCGAAGCAATCGTGGCTAAAATTGCCCGTATTCCGGAAAAATCGGTTTCTTCGAGTGATCGCGATACCTTGCGTAATCTGGAACGTAATCTGAAGATGGTGGTGTTCGGGCAGGACAAAGCCATTGAAGTGCTGACCGATGCCATTCGCCTGAGTCGTTCTGGCTTGGGTAATGAACGTCGTCCGGTTGGTTCGTTTCTGTTTGCCGGCCCAACCGGGGTGGGTAAAACTGAAGTCACGCTGCAATTGGCCAAAGCGTTAGGTATTGAGCTGCTGCGCTTTGATATGTCGGAATATATGGAACGTCATACCGTATCCCGTCTGATCGGCGCACCACCAGGCTATGTCGGTTATGAGCAGGGCGGATTGCTGACTGATGCAGTAATTAAACAACCACATTGTGTCGTGTTACTGGATGAAATTGAGAAAGCGCATTCTGATGTCTTTAATCTGCTGTTGCAGGTCATGGATAACGGCACGCTGACTGACAACAACGGCCGTAAGGCGGATTTCCGTAACGTGGTGCTGGTCATGACCACCAATTGCGGCGTGCATGAAACCCAGCGTAAATCGATTGGTTTCCAAAATCAGGATCATACCCATGATGCGATGTCGGAAATAAATCGAACTTTCTCACCAGAGTTCCGTAACCGTTTAGATAACGTGATCTGGTTTAACCACCTGGATATGGATGTGATCCACCAGGTCGTTGATAAGTTTATTGTTGAGTTACAGGCACAACTGGATGTCAAAGGCGTATCGCTGGAAGTGACCTCCGCTGCTCGCAACTGGCTGGCAGAAAAAGGCTACGACAAAGCGATGGGCGCTCGTCCAATGGGACGCGTGATCCAGGAGCAAATGAAGAAACCGCTGGCCAACGAACTGCTGTTCGGCGAGTTAGTTGCAGGCGGTGTAGTGAAAGTCGACTTGCAGGATGACAAACTCAAGTTCCATTTTACACCGAACAAAGAGAGTGTCTTGCAGCCATAA
- the trxB gene encoding thioredoxin-disulfide reductase has product MTQAKHSKLLILGSGPAGYTAAVYAARANLEPVLITGMQQGGQLTTTTEVENWPGDAEGLTGPALMDRMKAHAEHFDTKILFDHINAVDLQQKPFTLTGDNGTYTCDALIIATGASARYLGLDSEEAFKGRGVSACATCDGFFYRGQKVAVVGGGNTAVEEALYLANIASEVHLIHRRDSFRSEKILIKRLYDKVEQGIIKLHLDRTLEEVLGDEMGVTGVRLRSTKDDSLEDVEVMGAFIAIGHSPNTAIFDGQLAMQNGYLKVKGGSDGFATQTSIEGVFAAGDVADHIYRQAITSAGTGCMAALDAERYLDGVDSK; this is encoded by the coding sequence ATGACCCAGGCAAAACACAGTAAGCTGCTAATTCTCGGATCAGGCCCCGCCGGTTACACCGCTGCCGTTTATGCTGCACGAGCCAATCTGGAACCTGTATTAATCACCGGTATGCAGCAAGGTGGCCAGCTAACCACCACTACTGAAGTGGAAAACTGGCCTGGCGATGCCGAAGGCTTAACCGGCCCTGCATTAATGGATCGCATGAAAGCGCATGCGGAACATTTTGACACCAAGATCCTGTTCGATCATATCAATGCCGTCGATCTGCAACAAAAACCATTTACCCTGACAGGCGATAACGGCACTTACACCTGTGACGCACTGATCATTGCGACAGGCGCCTCCGCCCGTTATCTGGGGCTGGACTCCGAAGAAGCATTCAAAGGCCGCGGTGTATCTGCCTGTGCCACTTGTGATGGCTTTTTCTATCGAGGACAGAAAGTTGCGGTCGTTGGTGGCGGTAATACTGCGGTTGAAGAAGCACTTTATCTGGCTAACATCGCCTCCGAAGTGCATTTGATCCACCGTCGTGACAGCTTCCGCTCAGAAAAAATTCTGATCAAACGTCTGTATGACAAAGTGGAACAAGGGATTATCAAGTTGCATCTCGACCGCACCCTGGAAGAAGTATTGGGTGACGAAATGGGGGTTACCGGTGTTCGTCTGCGCAGTACCAAAGACGATTCTCTGGAAGATGTCGAAGTGATGGGTGCCTTCATCGCCATCGGCCACAGCCCGAATACCGCTATTTTTGATGGTCAGTTAGCCATGCAAAACGGCTATTTGAAAGTTAAAGGCGGCAGTGACGGGTTTGCAACCCAAACCAGCATTGAAGGTGTCTTTGCTGCTGGTGATGTTGCCGATCATATCTATCGTCAAGCGATCACCTCTGCCGGTACCGGTTGTATGGCTGCCCTAGATGCGGAACGTTACCTAGATGGTGTTGATTCAAAGTAA
- the aat gene encoding leucyl/phenylalanyl-tRNA--protein transferase: protein MTSYLTELDSTLYFPSPEEALEEPNGLLAIGGDLSPSRLLTAYYNGIFPWYNAYQPILWWSPDPRGVLPTDQLHISRSLKKALNKTSLRFTVNQAFMQVVTECAAPRRYSEDTWITSEFMQSYAILHEMKQAHSIEVWDNEQLVGGLYGISIGKLFCGESMFHHRPDASKMALVALCRHLTRYEAPLIDCQMQNEYLATMGVQEWPRTDFLHQLALLREQSFPDECWQPQVITL from the coding sequence ATGACGAGTTATCTGACAGAATTGGACTCCACGCTCTATTTTCCTTCACCGGAAGAAGCATTAGAGGAACCGAATGGGCTGTTAGCCATTGGTGGTGACCTGTCACCCTCCCGATTATTAACCGCCTATTACAACGGCATATTCCCCTGGTATAACGCATACCAGCCTATTCTGTGGTGGTCACCTGATCCGCGTGGTGTGTTACCCACCGATCAACTCCATATCAGCCGTTCACTCAAAAAAGCACTGAATAAAACCTCGCTGCGTTTTACCGTGAATCAGGCCTTTATGCAGGTCGTAACAGAATGTGCAGCGCCGCGCCGGTATTCCGAAGACACCTGGATCACCAGTGAATTTATGCAGTCATATGCAATATTACATGAGATGAAACAGGCGCATTCCATCGAAGTATGGGATAACGAGCAGTTGGTTGGCGGTTTGTATGGCATCAGTATTGGCAAACTGTTTTGTGGTGAATCGATGTTCCACCACCGGCCCGATGCGTCCAAAATGGCCTTGGTAGCTTTATGTCGCCATCTAACCCGCTATGAAGCACCATTGATCGATTGTCAGATGCAAAATGAATATCTCGCGACCATGGGTGTGCAAGAGTGGCCACGCACTGATTTTTTACACCAGTTAGCGCTGTTACGTGAACAATCATTTCCCGATGAATGCTGGCAACCACAGGTAATAACGTTATGA
- a CDS encoding arginyltransferase → MNSTPLRVGITPAHTCSYLPEQYEQLIVLMDENYRTAEGYESLLQAGFRRSGNDVYRPHCTQCSACHSLRIEASEFKPSRHQRRILNKNRNITWQLSQQDKPVYYALYERYIHQRHADGSMYPPSYSQYKQFLLCNWLEPFFLEFYEGDKLIAVAVTDILPHSLSAMYTFYDPDFEAYSLGTFAILTQLQLTLRMGRTYLYLGYQVDNCRKMNYKSSYLPHERLKNKVWEKYTITSD, encoded by the coding sequence ATGAATTCGACGCCTTTGCGGGTTGGAATAACACCAGCACATACTTGCAGCTATCTGCCAGAGCAATATGAACAGCTCATTGTGCTGATGGATGAAAACTATCGGACTGCCGAGGGTTATGAATCGCTGCTGCAAGCAGGCTTCCGGCGTAGCGGGAATGACGTGTATCGCCCGCATTGTACACAATGCAGTGCTTGCCATTCATTACGCATTGAAGCCAGTGAATTTAAGCCCAGCCGACATCAGCGTCGAATATTGAACAAAAACCGAAACATCACCTGGCAACTGAGCCAGCAGGATAAACCGGTTTATTACGCGTTGTATGAGCGATACATCCACCAGCGACATGCCGATGGCAGTATGTATCCGCCCAGCTACAGTCAATACAAACAATTTCTGCTCTGTAACTGGCTGGAACCATTTTTCCTTGAGTTTTATGAAGGTGATAAATTAATCGCGGTGGCGGTGACGGATATTCTGCCGCACAGCTTAAGTGCCATGTATACCTTCTACGATCCTGATTTTGAGGCTTACTCATTAGGTACTTTTGCCATTTTGACTCAGCTGCAATTAACCTTACGAATGGGAAGGACTTACCTCTATCTTGGCTATCAGGTAGATAACTGTCGGAAGATGAATTACAAATCCAGTTACCTGCCACATGAGCGCTTAAAAAATAAAGTCTGGGAAAAATACACCATTACCAGTGACTGA
- a CDS encoding NUDIX hydrolase, with the protein MTFRPNVTVAAVIRFEDRFLLVEEMDRRRHVFNQPAGHLEFGESIYQAACREIKEETGLTLAPDGWLGTYMYSSPYRKLTYLRFCFYCELTEAPGEHYPQDPDNDILACHWKTIDEIRALGRQLRSPLVMECFNDYLAGVRLPLSALKDRR; encoded by the coding sequence ATGACTTTTCGTCCCAATGTAACGGTTGCTGCCGTTATTCGCTTTGAAGATCGCTTCTTGTTGGTTGAGGAGATGGATCGTCGTCGACATGTTTTTAATCAGCCGGCAGGCCATCTGGAATTCGGTGAATCCATTTATCAGGCGGCTTGCCGCGAAATTAAAGAAGAGACCGGATTAACGTTGGCACCGGATGGCTGGTTGGGTACTTATATGTATTCCAGCCCTTACCGTAAGCTGACTTATCTGCGTTTTTGTTTTTATTGCGAATTAACCGAAGCGCCGGGCGAACATTATCCGCAAGATCCGGATAACGATATTCTGGCTTGTCACTGGAAAACCATCGACGAGATCCGCGCATTAGGACGCCAATTGCGCAGCCCGCTGGTCATGGAATGTTTTAATGATTATCTGGCCGGCGTCCGATTACCGCTTTCGGCACTGAAAGATCGCCGCTGA